From a region of the Panicum virgatum strain AP13 chromosome 2K, P.virgatum_v5, whole genome shotgun sequence genome:
- the LOC120680181 gene encoding protein transport protein SEC13 homolog B-like has translation MPPHKIETGHQDVVHDVAMDYYGKRIATASSDNTIKIVGLSGTSHQQLATLTGHQGPVWQVAWAHPKFGSLLASCGYDGRVIIWKEGAKPDEWIQAHTFTEHKSSVNSIAWAPHELGLCLACGSSDGNISVFTARADGVWDTTRIDQAHPVGVTSVSWAPAMAPGALITAGASGQFEYVQKLASGGCDNTVKVWKLQNGNWRMDCFPALQMHKDWVRDVAWAPNLGLPKSTIASASQDGTVVIWTEAKEGEQWVGRILHDFKTPVWRLSWSLTGNILAASDGNNNVTLWKEAVDGEWQQVTTVEP, from the coding sequence ATGCCTCCCCACAAGATCGAAACTGGGCACCAGGACGTGGTGCACGATGTCGCCATGGATTACTACGGTAAGCGCATTGCGACAGCCTCCTCGGACAACACCATAAAGATCGTCGGCCTCAGTGGCACCTCGCACCAGCAGCTGGCCACCCTGACTGGGCACCAGGGGCCGGTCTGGCAAGTCGCGTGGGCTCACCCCAAGTTTGGCTCATTGCTGGCCTCCTGTGGCTACGACGGCCGTGTGATCATATGGAAGGAAGGGGCCAAACCTGATGAATGGATTCAGGCGCATACTTTCACTGAGCACAAGTCCTCTGTCAACTCCATTGCGTGGGCACCTCATGAGCTTGGGCTCTGCTTGGCTTGCGGCTCATCCGACGGGAACATTTCAGTATTCACAGCTCGTGCTGATGGAGTTTGGGACACCACGCGCATTGATCAGGCGCATCCAGTTGGCGTAACTTCAGTTTCTTGGGCCCCAGCAATGGCTCCTGGTGCTCTGATCACTGCTGGAGCTTCTGGCCAGTTTGAGTATGTTCAGAAGCTTGCATCTGGTGGCTGCGATAACACAGTCAAAGTCTGGAAGCTGCAAAATGGAAATTGGAGGATGGATTGTTTCCCTGCCCTGCAGATGCACAAGGACTGGGTGAGGGACGTGGCCTGGGCTCCAAACCTTGGCTTACCGAAGTCTACCATTGCCAGCGCGTCTCAGGATGGAACTGTTGTGATCTGGACCGAGGCGAAGGAAGGGGAGCAATGGGTAGGCAGGATTTTGCATGACTTCAAAACCCCTGTGTGGAGGCTGTCGTGGTCGCTTACCGGGAATATTTTGGCTGCTTCTGATGGCAATAACAATGTGACCTTGTGGAAGGAAGCTGTTGATGGTGAATGGCAGCAAGTGACGACTGTTGAGCCATAG
- the LOC120680170 gene encoding probable GTP diphosphokinase RSH3, chloroplastic, giving the protein MSLSAISLYTSPPGAVYSSDFDPSSRGSSPCITAAPPPPAASHRLPAGGGGLSCLFSSPTAAAAPPRAPAHDELGVLWHDRSDDLSVGGGGSCSYSHSSSPLKWRDLHHHHHHHHHSPVSVFQGPSSSSSSRSPPASWLAGRDRDRLFAGFVRNALGSCVDYAPATSPRTEVGAGELAFELDENLAEASPACEPYARELLANAQDRHRIFHEELVVKAFLEAEKAHRGQTRASGDPYLQHCVETAVLLAKIGANATVVSAGLLHDTIDDSFIDYDHIFHMFGAGVADLVEGVSKLSHLSKLARDNNTASRIVEADRLHTMLLAMADARAVLIKLADRLHNMETLEALPLTKQQRFAKETKEIFVPLANRLGIASWKDQLENLCFKYLNPEDHKELSSKLTESFNEELITSAVDKLDKGLSDAGISYHNLSGRHKSLCSIHSKMQKKNLTMEEIHDIHGLRLVVDKEEDCYRALTVVHKLWHQVPGRFKDYISRPKLNGYRSLHTVVMSDGIHPFEVQFRTKEMHLQAEYGFAAHWRYKEGTCRHSFVLQMVEWARWVLTWQCEAMNKERTMSLGNSDTVRPPCPFPLHSEDCAFSYTRQCNHDGPIFVILLEHDKMSVQEFPANSTVMDLMDRVGANSPRWSPYSIPMKEDLRPRVNHEPISDPNRKLSMGDVVEPTPALPHKSLSGYREEIQRMYDRGGFALATRGGGSRRC; this is encoded by the exons ATGTCGCTGTCCGCGATTTCCCTGTACACCAGTCCACCGGGTGCGGTCTACTCTTCCGATTTCGACCCGAGCTCCCGTGGTTCGTCGCCGTGCATCaccgctgcgccgccaccgccggccgcatcCCACCGCTtgcctgccggcggcggcggcctctctTGCCTCTTCTCGTCGCCCACCGCGGCTGCTGCGCCGCCCCGCGCTCCGGCTCACGACGAGCTCGGCGTGCTGTGGCACGACAGATCCGACGACCtgagcgtcggcggcgggggcagctgCTCCTACTCCCACTCGTCCTCACCGCTCAAGTGGCGGGacctgcaccaccaccaccaccaccatcaccacAGCCCCGTATCGGTGTTCCAGGGCccatcctcgtcgtcgtcgtcccggAGCCCACCGGCTTCTTGGCTCGCTGGCCGCGACCGCGACCGCCTCTTCGCTGGCTTCGTGCGCAACGCGCTCGGCTCCTGCGTTGACTACGCGCCGGCCACCAGCCCTCGGACGGAGGTcggggccggcgagctcgcGTTCGAGCTCGATGAGAACCTCGCTGAGGCAAGCCCAGCCTGCGAGCCGTACGCCCGAGAGCTGCTCGCCAATGCCCAGGATCGCCACCGCATCTTCCACGAGGAGCTCGTCGTTAAGGCCTTCTTggaggcggagaaggctcaCCGAGGCCAG ACGCGGGCGAGTGGTGATCCATACTTGCAACATTGTGTGGAGACAGCAGTGTTACTGGCCAAGATTGGCGCAAACGCAACGGTTGTATCAGCTGGGCTTCTGCACGACACCATTGATGATTCATTCATTGACTATGATCACATCTTCCACATGTTTGGCGCTGGGGTTGCCGATCTCGTGGAAGGG GTTTCCAAGTTGAGCCATCTGAGCAAACTTGCTCGGGATAACAACACAGCAAGCAGAATTGTTGAGGCAGACCGCTTGCATACAATGCTTCTTGCAATGGCAGATGCACGAGCTGTCCTAATAAAGCTTGCAGATCGCTTGCATAACATGGAGACCTTAGAAGCTTTGCCATTGACCAAACAACAAagatttgctaaagagaccaaGGAGATTTTTGTGCCTTTGGCTAATCGATTAGGGATTGCTAGCTGGAAGGACCAGCTGGAAAATCTTTGTTTCAAGTATTTGAATCCAGAAGATCATAAGGAGTTGTCATCCAAACTTACAGAGTCCTTCAATGAAGAACTAATTACATCTGCTGTGGATAAACTAGATAAAGGTCTGAGTGATGCTGGCATATCATATCACAATCTTTCTGGGAGGCACAAGAGCCTATGCAGTATTCATTCAAAGATGCAAAA GAAGAACTTGACAATGGAGGAGATACACGATATCCATGGCCTGCGCCTCGTGGTTGACAAGGAAGAAGATTGCTATCGCGCACTTACTGTTGTTCATAAATTGTGGCATCAAGTTCCTGGGAGATTCAAGGACTACATATCACGTCCAAAATTAAATGG GTATCGATCATTGCACACTGTTGTCATGAGTGATGGCATTCACCCATTCGAAGTCCAATTTCGCACAAAGGAGATGCATCTGCAGGCTGAGTATGGATTCGCCGCACATTGGAGGTACAAGGAAGGCACCTGCAGGCATTCCTTTGTGCTGCAAATGGTGGAATGGGCAAGATGGGTTCTCACGTGGCAATGTGAAGCGATGAACAAGGAACGGACTATGTCACTTGGCAATAGTGATACTGTGAGGCCACCTTGCCCATTTCCATTGCATTCGGAGGACTGTGCTTTCTCTTATACCCGCCAATGCAACCATGACGGACCGATATTTGTCATCCTGCTGGAGCACGACAAG ATGTCTGTCCAAGAATTCCCGGCGAACTCAACGGTGATGGATCTTATGGACCGCGTCGGCGCCAACAGCCCAAGGTGGAGCCCCTACAGCATTCCCATGAAGGAAGACCTGCGGCCGAGGGTGAACCATGAGCCCATAAGCGACCCGAACCGGAAGTTGAGCATGGGGGACGTGGTGGAGCCGACTCCGGCGCTGCCTCACAAGTCCCTCAGCGGGTACCGGGAAGAGATCCAGCGCATGTACGACCGCGGCGGCTTCGCCCTCGCGACCCGGGGCGGGGGCTCGAGACGCTGCTGA